One Nostoc punctiforme PCC 73102 DNA window includes the following coding sequences:
- a CDS encoding aromatic ring-hydroxylating oxygenase subunit alpha, producing the protein MQFADFWYIVALSNQLQPNKVLPRTVLGEWLAIFRGEDGQPVALRDRCLHRNSRLSSGKICNGALQCPYHGWVYDGVGNVIAVPAEGNDFKPSPQRRAKCYATKEQDGYVYVRLADTPSVDFEPFSMPHYGQTGWETVRVINRFANNVTNCAENFIDIPHTAFVHPGVFRTSRQQKLEMTVERWNGSVLVEYRNENSNLGWYSRFLNLQSAEIKHSDRFYMPNITSVEYKMARNRHLFITSQSIPETDNSTLVYTDVTYNYGIWNKLARPFVRWTAQHIIRQDVEILGIQGEAIAKYGTQFYNTPADTIHIFVESIMAAISRGEDPRLLPNQSVKVTFWV; encoded by the coding sequence ATGCAATTCGCAGACTTTTGGTATATTGTCGCACTTAGCAACCAACTACAACCTAACAAGGTATTACCACGCACCGTTTTAGGAGAATGGTTAGCGATATTTCGCGGTGAAGATGGACAACCCGTAGCTTTGCGCGATCGCTGTTTACACCGCAATAGCCGTCTATCATCAGGTAAAATCTGTAACGGTGCTTTACAATGTCCCTATCATGGTTGGGTATATGACGGGGTTGGAAACGTTATTGCTGTTCCAGCCGAAGGAAATGACTTCAAACCTTCCCCGCAGCGTCGAGCCAAGTGTTACGCTACCAAGGAACAAGATGGCTATGTTTATGTGCGGTTAGCCGATACACCAAGCGTTGATTTTGAACCCTTTTCTATGCCTCACTACGGACAAACAGGATGGGAGACGGTACGGGTAATTAACCGTTTTGCTAACAATGTTACTAATTGTGCGGAGAACTTTATTGATATTCCCCATACGGCTTTTGTTCATCCTGGTGTTTTCCGTACTTCCCGCCAACAAAAGTTAGAGATGACTGTTGAACGGTGGAATGGTTCGGTTTTGGTGGAGTATCGCAACGAAAACAGTAATTTGGGATGGTACAGCCGTTTTCTGAATTTACAGAGTGCAGAGATTAAACATAGCGATCGCTTTTATATGCCAAACATTACTTCTGTAGAGTATAAAATGGCACGCAATCGTCATTTATTTATTACCAGTCAATCTATTCCAGAAACTGATAATTCAACTCTGGTTTACACAGATGTCACCTATAACTACGGTATCTGGAATAAATTAGCGCGTCCCTTTGTGCGGTGGACTGCTCAACATATTATCCGCCAAGACGTGGAAATTTTGGGTATTCAGGGGGAAGCGATCGCTAAATACGGGACACAATTTTATAATACGCCTGCGGACACAATTCATATATTTGTAGAGTCAATTATGGCAGCTATATCTCGTGGAGAAGATCCGCGTTTATTGCCAAATCAATCAGTAAAAGTTACATTTTGGGTCTGA
- a CDS encoding IS5 family transposase has translation MGKAYPSNLTLAQYEFMSDLIPEAKPGGRKREVDMWEVLNAIFYILVEGVRWRSLPGDFPAWQTVYRYFRNWRKDGTWVKIHDRLREWIRIENQRHPSPSEAIIDSQSVKSAAMVNQSVGFDGAKNIKGRKRFITVDTLGLVLQVLVTAANVGERSGGKQVLKRVKHSKQNISRLTTIWVDGGFDGDSFMQWVMNFCRWIVQVVLRPEPAKGFVLLKKRWVVERTFGWLMGCRRLVRDYELLPETSETFIYLAMIRIMVRRLA, from the coding sequence ATGGGTAAAGCATACCCCAGTAACCTGACCCTGGCACAATATGAGTTTATGAGTGACCTAATTCCAGAAGCGAAACCGGGTGGTCGTAAGCGTGAAGTCGATATGTGGGAAGTTCTCAATGCGATTTTCTACATTCTGGTAGAAGGAGTGAGATGGCGATCGCTACCAGGAGATTTTCCCGCTTGGCAGACAGTCTATAGATATTTTCGCAATTGGCGTAAAGACGGAACTTGGGTGAAAATTCATGACCGTCTCAGGGAATGGATTCGGATTGAAAATCAACGTCACCCAAGCCCATCTGAAGCGATCATCGACAGTCAAAGTGTTAAAAGTGCAGCGATGGTTAATCAATCCGTTGGTTTTGATGGTGCAAAGAATATTAAAGGACGTAAGCGATTTATAACGGTTGATACCTTGGGATTGGTGCTACAAGTCTTGGTAACAGCAGCCAATGTTGGTGAGCGTTCTGGGGGCAAACAAGTTCTCAAACGGGTCAAACACTCCAAACAAAATATATCTCGCTTGACAACTATTTGGGTTGATGGCGGCTTTGATGGCGATTCGTTTATGCAATGGGTGATGAATTTTTGCCGTTGGATTGTGCAGGTGGTTTTGCGACCAGAACCAGCCAAGGGCTTTGTTTTGCTCAAAAAACGTTGGGTTGTTGAACGTACTTTTGGTTGGTTAATGGGATGTCGGCGATTGGTTAGAGACTATGAGCTATTGCCTGAAACATCCGAGACTTTTATTTATCTTGCCATGATCCGGATTATGGTTAGGCGATTAGCATAA
- a CDS encoding pentapeptide repeat-containing protein, with the protein MSIVVGAGYWFSQKHQLESFVQQIDSIKINQNKPIEPKDYIAMRRDILTLQNTFNSSVFQLVSGLLFFVTAYTAWLNLVASEKKQIAERFAKAVDQLGSNELGVRVGGIFALEQIARSSPEEHWTVIEVLTSYIRDQSLKGKSVFKPEPEVEENQSGESTYQSILKKIRTEQSISVTTDIQAALTVICRRNNKQDPRDIVIDLSFCDIRGADLKKAKLRNADLRGAKISGVNLENANLSSANLQGTDFTRSVLKGARLNKSKLNNALLNESYLEKTDLQDSDLTSANLKYANLKYAKLNRAKLKLAILVKAELQGANLSQAELKRTNLRDAIIDDGTKLDEKWKRVHQVNMGAGRGKNFDEFDFSEAILTNADFEGSSLKNSIFSGADIGGANFRNADLEGAAFRKIGLMTSLDMADFGDAYLKGAIFEEASLKCTNFSGKNRITDMSGVVFREVNLASAIFENVLLKKAKFFRSILQDTNFRRSNLKEAEFDNCYSYTNDTSFEEANLDKAIFIGSLGSANFRNSSHQKANFQGADKSSAQF; encoded by the coding sequence GTGTCTATTGTTGTGGGTGCAGGCTATTGGTTCAGTCAAAAACATCAGCTTGAATCCTTTGTACAACAAATAGACTCGATCAAAATCAATCAGAATAAACCGATTGAGCCTAAAGACTATATTGCGATGAGGCGTGATATTCTTACTTTACAGAACACGTTTAACAGTTCTGTATTTCAATTAGTTAGTGGCTTGCTTTTTTTCGTAACTGCATATACAGCATGGCTCAATCTAGTAGCTTCAGAAAAAAAACAGATAGCCGAAAGATTTGCTAAGGCCGTCGATCAGCTAGGCAGTAATGAATTAGGTGTTAGAGTGGGTGGAATTTTCGCACTCGAACAAATTGCTCGGAGTTCTCCAGAAGAACACTGGACAGTAATAGAAGTTCTAACATCTTATATTAGAGATCAATCACTGAAAGGAAAATCAGTATTTAAACCAGAACCTGAAGTAGAGGAGAATCAATCAGGAGAATCTACATATCAATCAATTTTGAAAAAAATTAGAACAGAGCAGTCAATTTCAGTAACAACTGACATTCAAGCAGCATTAACAGTAATTTGTAGACGTAATAACAAGCAAGATCCGAGAGATATAGTTATAGACCTTAGCTTTTGTGATATTAGAGGTGCGGATCTAAAAAAGGCTAAACTCAGGAACGCTGATTTGAGAGGAGCTAAAATTTCAGGCGTTAATTTAGAAAATGCAAATCTTTCAAGTGCAAATTTACAAGGAACAGATTTTACAAGATCGGTTCTTAAAGGAGCAAGGTTAAATAAATCCAAGTTAAACAATGCTTTACTTAATGAATCTTATCTAGAAAAAACAGATTTACAGGATTCAGACCTAACTAGTGCCAATCTCAAATATGCCAATCTCAAGTATGCAAAACTCAATCGTGCAAAGCTTAAGCTTGCCATTCTTGTAAAAGCTGAATTACAAGGTGCTAACCTGAGTCAAGCTGAACTAAAACGTACAAATTTAAGAGATGCTATAATCGACGACGGTACTAAGCTTGATGAAAAATGGAAGCGAGTACATCAGGTAAACATGGGTGCAGGCAGAGGTAAAAATTTTGATGAATTTGATTTCAGCGAAGCAATATTAACCAATGCTGATTTTGAAGGATCTAGTTTAAAAAATTCTATTTTTAGCGGGGCAGATATTGGCGGAGCAAATTTTAGAAATGCTGATCTAGAGGGCGCTGCTTTTCGCAAAATAGGTCTGATGACTAGTCTTGATATGGCTGATTTTGGTGATGCTTATCTTAAAGGAGCGATTTTTGAAGAAGCTAGTCTCAAATGTACTAATTTCAGTGGAAAAAATAGAATAACAGATATGAGTGGAGTAGTTTTTCGAGAGGTTAATCTTGCAAGTGCTATTTTTGAGAATGTCCTTCTTAAAAAAGCAAAATTTTTTAGATCAATCCTCCAGGATACAAATTTCCGCCGTTCTAATCTCAAGGAAGCAGAATTTGACAATTGCTATTCCTATACTAACGACACTAGCTTTGAAGAAGCCAATCTTGATAAGGCTATATTTATAGGTTCTCTAGGAAGTGCAAATTTTCGCAATTCAAGTCATCAAAAGGCTAATTTCCAAGGTGCTGATAAATCATCAGCTCAGTTTTAA
- a CDS encoding 2Fe-2S iron-sulfur cluster-binding protein — translation MADFCKISFPGSNFVPITLECHENLSEHLTIQNSPVLFGCRTGICGTCLVEIIGNIPPPQLDEQEMLETLAPKNPNTRLACQLDLTANIAIQTLEQ, via the coding sequence ATGGCTGACTTCTGTAAGATATCCTTTCCAGGTAGCAATTTTGTCCCTATCACTCTGGAATGTCATGAAAATTTGTCTGAACATCTCACGATTCAGAATTCACCTGTTTTGTTTGGTTGCCGGACTGGAATTTGTGGCACTTGTTTGGTTGAAATTATTGGTAATATTCCTCCTCCCCAACTTGATGAACAGGAAATGTTAGAGACATTAGCACCCAAAAATCCCAATACACGATTAGCCTGCCAGTTAGACCTAACAGCTAATATCGCAATTCAGACACTAGAACAATAA
- a CDS encoding ferritin-like domain-containing protein: protein MDSKYNIVGFDLPHTDSDDRLRRILTAALPNQNNYVNYPQLNYWDAEFFNLHQVNIFQESNITEQSAILELANRSLLEESYFIEKAGVGYMAKMVLLAETIEERMLYALFTADEATHLHQISDFLPEMEVTSTDDPFLRLLSEVVESADKTVLLFVLQVVLEGWGLSHYRRLAKECRYPVLAELFSSFLQSESRHHATGTTLFNQITVSAFSQTIILDVLAQFLLMVQVGPQSVLAAIEQVKGHLTRSQKIQILEELDTETHSGTRLQILRSLMGGTSAQSILQNLEERGAFEPLPAHQCV from the coding sequence ATGGATTCAAAATATAACATTGTCGGTTTTGACCTACCACACACAGATTCTGATGACCGTTTGCGACGGATATTAACAGCAGCATTACCCAATCAAAATAATTATGTTAATTACCCACAATTAAATTATTGGGATGCTGAATTTTTCAATTTACATCAAGTCAATATTTTTCAAGAATCTAATATTACTGAACAATCTGCTATTCTAGAACTTGCCAACCGCAGCCTGTTAGAAGAATCATATTTCATAGAAAAAGCAGGCGTTGGCTACATGGCAAAAATGGTACTCTTAGCAGAAACAATTGAAGAACGAATGCTTTATGCATTGTTTACGGCTGATGAAGCTACCCACCTTCATCAAATTAGCGATTTTTTACCAGAAATGGAAGTAACTAGCACGGATGATCCGTTTTTGCGCTTACTATCAGAAGTAGTTGAAAGTGCAGATAAAACAGTTTTGTTGTTTGTGCTGCAAGTCGTTTTAGAAGGATGGGGTTTAAGCCATTATCGACGTTTAGCAAAGGAATGCCGTTATCCAGTCTTAGCAGAACTTTTTTCCAGTTTTTTACAATCTGAATCCCGTCATCACGCTACTGGAACTACCTTGTTTAATCAAATTACTGTTTCAGCATTCAGTCAAACAATAATTCTTGATGTATTGGCACAGTTTTTGTTGATGGTACAGGTGGGGCCACAAAGCGTACTTGCAGCAATCGAACAAGTGAAAGGACATCTGACGCGATCGCAAAAAATCCAAATTCTAGAAGAACTAGATACTGAAACCCATAGTGGAACGCGATTACAAATATTGCGATCGCTCATGGGGGGAACATCAGCCCAGTCTATCCTGCAAAATTTAGAAGAACGCGGAGCCTTTGAACCACTCCCCGCCCATCAATGTGTGTAA
- a CDS encoding Rieske 2Fe-2S domain-containing protein, with protein sequence MVSTNPQSKFNNPTQFIEGWYWTLPSKKLKIGKVKAITLLGRNLAIYRGVSSQVVAIDAYCPHMGAHLAEGKVEGDGIRCFFHNWKYDSRGICVDVPSLGKPLPVCIKTWHTAEKYGMIWIWVGQEKPSLLPFVPELEQADCDYILGTKFVKNCHPNVLLINAIDAHHFNTVHNLPLEIIFDSQNFSPNAITFSNTTRGGDDSWLIRLIRPLYRNEVTYSMCYWYGSTGTVTLGPDFLHFYIIFTLRMIEGGKTEGQTILVTPKRPGFWGWVLNRGLLWLTQQVGNYFAKGDTQVFQTIQFDLKTPTKADQSILEFIQHVNHQKALTWATWDTVNYPNIQTLSTPSPEHGFKI encoded by the coding sequence ATGGTATCTACAAACCCACAATCAAAGTTTAACAATCCGACACAATTTATAGAGGGATGGTACTGGACATTACCATCAAAAAAATTAAAAATTGGCAAGGTAAAAGCTATAACTTTGCTAGGTAGAAATCTGGCAATTTATCGGGGAGTTAGTAGTCAGGTAGTAGCTATAGATGCTTATTGTCCACACATGGGCGCTCATTTAGCAGAAGGTAAGGTAGAAGGTGATGGAATTCGCTGTTTTTTTCATAATTGGAAGTATGACAGTCGCGGAATTTGTGTAGATGTTCCTTCTTTGGGAAAACCGCTACCTGTGTGTATTAAAACTTGGCATACGGCAGAAAAGTACGGCATGATTTGGATTTGGGTGGGACAAGAAAAGCCAAGTTTGCTGCCTTTTGTACCAGAACTAGAACAGGCAGATTGTGATTATATATTGGGGACTAAATTTGTCAAAAACTGCCATCCCAATGTCTTGCTAATTAATGCAATTGATGCTCACCATTTCAATACAGTACACAATCTGCCTTTAGAGATTATATTTGATTCTCAAAACTTCAGCCCTAATGCTATTACCTTCAGCAACACTACACGAGGAGGGGATGATTCTTGGTTAATTCGCCTAATTCGTCCTCTATATCGCAACGAAGTTACTTATAGTATGTGTTACTGGTATGGCAGTACTGGCACTGTGACGTTAGGGCCGGATTTCCTGCACTTCTACATTATATTTACACTGCGAATGATAGAAGGTGGTAAAACTGAAGGGCAAACAATTCTTGTAACTCCCAAGCGTCCGGGATTTTGGGGATGGGTTTTAAATCGTGGTTTGTTATGGTTAACTCAGCAAGTTGGTAATTACTTTGCAAAAGGGGATACACAGGTATTTCAGACAATTCAGTTTGATTTAAAAACTCCCACTAAAGCAGATCAATCTATTCTGGAATTTATTCAGCACGTTAATCACCAGAAAGCTTTAACCTGGGCAACTTGGGACACTGTTAATTATCCAAATATTCAAACCCTATCAACACCTAGCCCTGAACATGGATTCAAAATATAA
- a CDS encoding aromatic ring-hydroxylating oxygenase subunit alpha codes for MQIFNNWNVIAKGWYIACPSHEIPKKTAKSVEVCGHKIAIFRGEDGQVRALDAYCPHLGTDLGIGKVDGNWIRCTFHHWAFDETGSCQNIPCQSEIPSQAKLQAYAIEEKYGFIWIYPDAEAPEGMTDFDELKGKEIVAQADIAFERSCHHHICMMNGIDAQHLKTIHHLDIKMDLSLHRSELGTQIDFTMRGQFPQTTWREKLGQRFLGSTYQYSMRYAHGCIGLLTMMKDVRLFPPLFMIYAYTPIAPGRTRIQPIYVTEKRKGLVGYLLSQFLLFCTRLAYYMLRDEDGKIYDNIRFNPKLLLSIDKPLAEYMEYVNQLKPSRWSKNRGVE; via the coding sequence ATGCAAATATTCAATAACTGGAATGTAATTGCTAAGGGTTGGTATATTGCCTGTCCTAGTCATGAAATCCCTAAAAAAACAGCAAAATCTGTAGAAGTATGCGGTCATAAGATTGCCATTTTTAGAGGTGAAGATGGGCAAGTACGGGCTTTAGATGCTTACTGCCCTCATTTGGGGACAGATTTAGGAATTGGGAAGGTTGATGGTAATTGGATTCGCTGTACATTTCATCATTGGGCATTTGATGAAACAGGAAGTTGTCAAAATATTCCCTGTCAATCAGAAATTCCTAGTCAAGCTAAATTGCAAGCTTATGCAATAGAGGAAAAGTATGGATTTATCTGGATTTATCCAGATGCTGAAGCACCAGAGGGAATGACTGATTTTGATGAATTGAAGGGGAAAGAAATTGTTGCACAAGCTGATATTGCATTTGAAAGAAGTTGCCATCACCATATCTGTATGATGAATGGGATTGATGCTCAACATTTAAAAACAATTCATCATTTAGACATCAAAATGGATTTATCGCTACATCGCAGCGAATTAGGGACGCAAATAGACTTTACAATGCGGGGACAATTCCCTCAAACTACTTGGAGAGAGAAGTTAGGCCAAAGATTTCTGGGTTCTACATATCAATATTCAATGCGTTATGCTCATGGTTGCATTGGGTTGTTAACAATGATGAAAGATGTTAGGCTTTTTCCCCCACTGTTTATGATATATGCTTATACTCCAATTGCACCTGGAAGAACGAGAATTCAACCGATTTATGTAACTGAAAAACGTAAAGGTCTTGTGGGATATTTGCTGAGTCAGTTTTTGTTATTCTGTACACGCTTGGCTTACTATATGCTCAGGGATGAGGATGGTAAGATTTACGACAATATTCGCTTTAATCCAAAGTTGCTCCTTAGTATTGATAAGCCATTAGCTGAATATATGGAGTATGTAAACCAGCTAAAACCGTCTCGATGGTCAAAAAATAGGGGTGTAGAATAG
- a CDS encoding Mpo1-like protein — translation MININSNPKQRVRNRINNQIIDHPFTDYWDIFILKHQHPINITLHILGIFFFYGLLFYTWKLQNFWLLLSLPLTQLLGLTGHFLFERSHIDLQDAVFSWRASYCLGKMLFRILTGKYQDDIRQRQEILNNYLSNNYANIQ, via the coding sequence ATGATTAATATCAATTCTAATCCTAAACAAAGGGTAAGAAATCGAATTAATAATCAAATTATAGATCATCCTTTTACAGACTATTGGGATATTTTTATTCTTAAACATCAACATCCAATTAATATTACTCTACACATTTTGGGAATATTCTTTTTTTACGGTTTACTCTTTTATACTTGGAAGTTGCAAAACTTTTGGTTGCTCTTAAGCTTACCGTTAACTCAATTATTGGGATTAACCGGACATTTTTTATTTGAGCGTAGCCATATTGATTTACAAGATGCTGTATTTTCTTGGCGGGCTTCTTATTGTTTAGGTAAAATGTTATTTAGAATTTTGACGGGTAAATATCAAGATGATATTCGCCAACGACAAGAAATATTAAATAATTATCTATCAAACAATTATGCAAATATTCAATAA
- a CDS encoding helix-turn-helix domain-containing protein produces the protein MDQSKRERLESKGWKIGTVSDFLELTLEETMFVEIKLALSQNLKERRQKLMTQSELAAKISSSQPRIAKAENGDASVSIELLIRAMLATGATPQDIGQVIAGVG, from the coding sequence ATGGATCAATCTAAGAGAGAACGTTTGGAATCTAAAGGCTGGAAAATTGGCACAGTTTCAGATTTTTTGGAGTTAACACTAGAAGAAACTATGTTTGTTGAAATTAAGCTAGCTCTCAGCCAAAACTTGAAAGAGCGTCGACAAAAACTGATGACTCAAAGTGAACTCGCTGCTAAGATTAGTTCTAGCCAGCCTCGAATTGCTAAAGCTGAAAATGGCGATGCTTCAGTATCAATTGAATTGTTGATTCGGGCAATGTTAGCAACAGGTGCAACTCCTCAAGATATTGGGCAGGTGATTGCTGGTGTGGGGTAA
- a CDS encoding N-acyl-D-amino-acid deacylase family protein, with translation MLDLLIQNGLIFDGLGSLPVRGDIGIQNGRIVTLAPSLTTPAREVVDASGLWVTPGFIDIHTHYDLELEIAPGLSESVRHGVTSVVIGNCSLSVAIAEPQILADIFQRVETLSHRLIAKWLQKSVSWQTPAEYLQHLQQLPLGPNVAPMFGHSALRAHVMGLERSLTVQPTKFELNLMQRIARDAIDAGFIGISIDMFPWHRMSGEWQGYTIPSQHAKFKEYAMLADLCRRCDRVFQVTPNLQRLTSFVDILRMGSGIGQKPLRLTVLSALDAVHDRNLWRIFSPLLFIWNRLLNGNVRFQTLTEPFTIYSDGSVTPLFEEFSTGAQLNGCQSREERQQLWASEIFRRQFRQEWLSKRRKSFHRQLDLMEVIHCPEASWQGLSFAEIARQNQQEPVDLFIHALQKYDTDLRWVATGANDRLKPRLAMMQHPHILPGFTDAGAHVRNLGYYDGALSLLKQAVATKFLSPEAAICRVTGEPAGWFCLDTGVVKVGAKADIVLLDPNALNQPISPQVQISDPILDGEPRMVKRGSDEIVQAVYINGVRIVCGGEVSDRLGREKLGTVLFPV, from the coding sequence ATGTTAGATTTGCTGATTCAAAACGGATTAATTTTCGATGGCTTAGGCTCTCTACCTGTGCGCGGAGATATCGGCATTCAAAACGGACGAATTGTCACCCTTGCACCCTCCTTAACTACCCCAGCGCGTGAAGTGGTTGATGCTTCTGGGTTATGGGTGACACCTGGATTTATCGATATTCATACTCATTACGATTTAGAGTTAGAAATTGCACCAGGATTAAGCGAATCAGTGCGTCATGGTGTTACCAGCGTGGTTATTGGTAACTGTAGCTTGTCTGTTGCGATCGCAGAACCCCAAATCCTGGCTGATATTTTTCAGAGGGTAGAGACACTTTCACATCGGCTGATTGCAAAATGGCTACAAAAGTCGGTTTCCTGGCAGACACCAGCAGAATATTTACAGCATTTGCAACAGTTACCCCTTGGCCCTAATGTTGCCCCAATGTTTGGACACAGTGCCTTACGCGCTCATGTGATGGGATTAGAACGTAGCTTAACGGTTCAGCCGACAAAATTTGAACTAAATCTTATGCAGCGCATAGCCAGAGATGCAATAGATGCTGGCTTTATTGGCATTTCTATTGATATGTTTCCCTGGCATCGAATGAGTGGAGAATGGCAAGGCTACACAATTCCCTCTCAACACGCGAAATTTAAAGAATATGCAATGTTGGCAGATTTATGTCGACGGTGCGATCGCGTTTTTCAAGTCACACCCAATTTACAAAGACTCACTTCCTTTGTAGATATTCTGCGGATGGGTTCAGGGATTGGACAAAAACCACTGCGGCTAACTGTCCTCTCAGCCTTAGATGCCGTACACGATCGCAACCTATGGCGAATATTTTCCCCCCTACTTTTTATTTGGAATCGGCTTCTAAATGGTAATGTGCGCTTTCAAACCCTAACTGAACCCTTCACCATTTACTCTGATGGATCTGTGACTCCCTTATTTGAAGAATTCTCCACAGGCGCACAACTTAATGGCTGTCAGTCACGAGAAGAAAGACAACAACTATGGGCATCGGAAATATTCCGTCGTCAGTTTCGCCAAGAATGGCTCAGTAAACGGCGTAAATCATTCCATCGTCAGTTAGATTTGATGGAAGTTATCCACTGTCCCGAAGCAAGTTGGCAAGGGTTAAGTTTTGCGGAAATTGCTCGTCAAAACCAACAAGAACCAGTGGATTTATTTATCCACGCATTACAAAAATACGATACAGATTTACGCTGGGTGGCCACAGGAGCAAATGATCGCCTAAAACCGCGTTTAGCGATGATGCAGCATCCCCATATTTTGCCTGGTTTTACCGATGCTGGCGCTCACGTCCGTAACCTGGGCTACTATGATGGAGCTTTGTCTTTGCTCAAACAAGCAGTTGCAACGAAGTTCCTTTCACCGGAAGCTGCGATTTGCCGCGTTACCGGCGAACCTGCTGGTTGGTTTTGTCTTGATACGGGAGTTGTCAAAGTTGGTGCGAAAGCGGATATAGTTTTACTCGATCCCAATGCTTTAAATCAGCCAATTAGCCCGCAGGTGCAGATATCAGATCCAATTTTAGATGGTGAACCTCGGATGGTTAAGCGTGGTTCAGATGAGATTGTGCAAGCTGTTTATATTAATGGGGTTCGGATTGTTTGTGGGGGTGAAGTGAGCGATCGCTTGGGGCGTGAAAAGTTGGGAACGGTTTTGTTTCCTGTTTGA
- a CDS encoding PIN domain-containing protein encodes MYLLDTDILIDIQRGHTPAIAWFASLPEVPSIPGLVVMELIQNAQNTQRVRNTLKLVAPLPVIWPTETDCALALSNFTSYHLSDNLGLLDALIAACAVGRGATLCTFNIKHYRVIPDLTTAQPYTR; translated from the coding sequence ATGTATTTATTGGATACAGACATTCTGATTGACATTCAGCGCGGTCACACTCCTGCAATTGCTTGGTTTGCCAGCCTTCCAGAAGTACCGAGCATTCCTGGCTTGGTTGTTATGGAACTCATCCAAAATGCTCAAAATACTCAACGAGTCCGCAATACTCTCAAGCTCGTTGCTCCCCTACCCGTGATTTGGCCTACTGAAACTGACTGTGCGCTTGCTCTATCAAATTTCACCAGCTATCACCTATCAGATAATTTAGGCTTACTTGATGCTTTGATTGCCGCTTGCGCTGTTGGCAGAGGAGCTACGCTATGTACTTTCAATATTAAGCATTATAGGGTTATACCTGACCTTACTACAGCACAACCTTATACGCGCTGA